The following coding sequences are from one Cervus canadensis isolate Bull #8, Minnesota chromosome 4, ASM1932006v1, whole genome shotgun sequence window:
- the MFSD12 gene encoding major facilitator superfamily domain-containing protein 12 isoform X2, with protein MGPGPPAAGAGAPPRPLSLVARLSYAVGHFLNDLCASMWFTYLLLYLHSVRAYSSRGAGLLLLLGQVADGLCTPLVGFEADRAAGRCARFGPRKAWHLVGTICVLLSFPFIFSPCLGCGASTPEWAALLYYGPFIVIFQFGWAATQIAHLSLIPELVTNDHEKVELTALRYAFTVVANITVYGAAWLLLHLQGSSTGPTEDVSDQLGVQDVPVFRNLSLLVVGVGAVFSLLFHLGTREGRRRQVEEPGEHSPLLAPSTAQPLLLWKHWLREPAFYQVGLLYMSTRLIVNLSQTYIAMYLTYSLHLPKRFIATIPLVMYLSGFCSSFLMKPVNKCIGRNMTYFVGLLVILAFAAWVALAEELGMAVYVAAVLLGMGCATILVTSLAMTADLIGPHTHSGAFVYGAMSFSDKVANGLAVMAIQSLHPCSLELCCKACVAFYHWVMVVVTGGVGVAATLALCSLLVWPIRLRRWDPGA; from the exons ATGGGCCCGGGGCCCCCGGCGGCCGGAGCCGGAGCGCCCCCGCGACCGCTGTCCCTGGTCGCGCGGCTGAGCTACGCTGTGGGCCACTTCCTCAATGACCTGTGCGCGTCCATGTGGTTCACCTACCTGCTGCTCTACCTGCACTCGGTGCGCGCCTACAGCTCGCGCGGCGccggcctgctgctgctgctcggcCAGGTGGCCGACGGGCTGTGCACGCCCCTGGTGGGCTTTGAGGCTGACCGCGCCGCAGGCCGCTGCGCCCGCTTCGGCCCGCGCAAGGCCTGGCACCTGGTCG GCACCATCTGTGTCCTGCTGTCCTTCCCCTTCATCTTCAGCCCCTGCCTGGGCTGCGGGGCCTCCACGCCTGAGTGGGCCGCCCTCCTCTACTACGGGCCCTTCATTGTGATCTTCCAGTTCGGCTGGGCTGCTACACAAATCGCCCACCTCAGCCTCATCCCAGAGCTCGTCACCAACGACCATGAGAAGGTGGAGCTCACAGCTCTGAG GTATGCCTTCACTGTGGTGGCCAACATCACCGTCTATGGAGCTGCCTGGCTTCTGCTACACCTGCAGGGCTCATCCACCGGCCCCACCGAGGATGTCAGCGACCAACTAGGGGTCCAGGATGTGCCAGTGTTCCGG AACCTCTCCCTGCTGGTGGTGGGTGTCGGAGCTGTCTTCTCACTGCTGTTCCACCTGGGCACCAGGGAGGGGCGCCGGCGGCAGGTGGAGGAGCCCGGTGAACACAGCCCCCTGTTGGCTCCCTCTACTGCCCAGCCCTTGCTGCTCTGGAAACACTGGCTTCGGGAGCCGGCCTTTTATCAG GTTGGCCTGCTGTACATGAGCACGAGGCTCATTGTGAACCTGTCCCAGACGTACATAGCCATGTACCTCACCTACTCCCTCCACCTGCCCAAG AGGTTCATCGCCACCATCCCACTGGTGATGTACCTTAGCGGTTTCTGCTCCTCCTTCCTCATGAAGCCAGTGAACAAGTGCATCGGGAGGAAT ATGACCTACTTCGTGGGCCTCCTGGTGATCCTGGCCTTTGCAGCCTGGGTGGCGCTGGCAGAGGAGCTGGGCATGGCTGTGTATGTGGCGGCTGTGTTGCTGGGCATGGGCTGTGCCACCATCCTGGTCACCTCGTTGGCCATGACGGCTGACCTCATTGGCCCTCACACG CACAGTGGAGCATTCGTGTATGGCGCCATGAGCTTCTCAGACAAGGTGGCCAATGGGCTGGCAGTTATGGCCATCCAGAGCCTGCACCCCTGCTC CTTGGAGCTCTGCTGCAAAGCCTGTGTGGCTTTCTACCACTGGGTGATGGTGGTCGTGACAGGTGGTGTGGGCGTGGCCGCCACCTTGGCTCTGTGCAGTCTCCTGGTCTGGCCCATCCGCCTTCGGAGAT GGGACCCTGGAGCCTAG
- the MFSD12 gene encoding major facilitator superfamily domain-containing protein 12 isoform X1 produces MGPGPPAAGAGAPPRPLSLVARLSYAVGHFLNDLCASMWFTYLLLYLHSVRAYSSRGAGLLLLLGQVADGLCTPLVGFEADRAAGRCARFGPRKAWHLVGTICVLLSFPFIFSPCLGCGASTPEWAALLYYGPFIVIFQFGWAATQIAHLSLIPELVTNDHEKVELTALRYAFTVVANITVYGAAWLLLHLQGSSTGPTEDVSDQLGVQDVPVFRNLSLLVVGVGAVFSLLFHLGTREGRRRQVEEPGEHSPLLAPSTAQPLLLWKHWLREPAFYQVGLLYMSTRLIVNLSQTYIAMYLTYSLHLPKRFIATIPLVMYLSGFCSSFLMKPVNKCIGRNMTYFVGLLVILAFAAWVALAEELGMAVYVAAVLLGMGCATILVTSLAMTADLIGPHTHSGAFVYGAMSFSDKVANGLAVMAIQSLHPCSLELCCKACVAFYHWVMVVVTGGVGVAATLALCSLLVWPIRLRRWASGTRASSRLSTSERLPRGEGSSDVRHAAHAKVLGQRGKM; encoded by the exons ATGGGCCCGGGGCCCCCGGCGGCCGGAGCCGGAGCGCCCCCGCGACCGCTGTCCCTGGTCGCGCGGCTGAGCTACGCTGTGGGCCACTTCCTCAATGACCTGTGCGCGTCCATGTGGTTCACCTACCTGCTGCTCTACCTGCACTCGGTGCGCGCCTACAGCTCGCGCGGCGccggcctgctgctgctgctcggcCAGGTGGCCGACGGGCTGTGCACGCCCCTGGTGGGCTTTGAGGCTGACCGCGCCGCAGGCCGCTGCGCCCGCTTCGGCCCGCGCAAGGCCTGGCACCTGGTCG GCACCATCTGTGTCCTGCTGTCCTTCCCCTTCATCTTCAGCCCCTGCCTGGGCTGCGGGGCCTCCACGCCTGAGTGGGCCGCCCTCCTCTACTACGGGCCCTTCATTGTGATCTTCCAGTTCGGCTGGGCTGCTACACAAATCGCCCACCTCAGCCTCATCCCAGAGCTCGTCACCAACGACCATGAGAAGGTGGAGCTCACAGCTCTGAG GTATGCCTTCACTGTGGTGGCCAACATCACCGTCTATGGAGCTGCCTGGCTTCTGCTACACCTGCAGGGCTCATCCACCGGCCCCACCGAGGATGTCAGCGACCAACTAGGGGTCCAGGATGTGCCAGTGTTCCGG AACCTCTCCCTGCTGGTGGTGGGTGTCGGAGCTGTCTTCTCACTGCTGTTCCACCTGGGCACCAGGGAGGGGCGCCGGCGGCAGGTGGAGGAGCCCGGTGAACACAGCCCCCTGTTGGCTCCCTCTACTGCCCAGCCCTTGCTGCTCTGGAAACACTGGCTTCGGGAGCCGGCCTTTTATCAG GTTGGCCTGCTGTACATGAGCACGAGGCTCATTGTGAACCTGTCCCAGACGTACATAGCCATGTACCTCACCTACTCCCTCCACCTGCCCAAG AGGTTCATCGCCACCATCCCACTGGTGATGTACCTTAGCGGTTTCTGCTCCTCCTTCCTCATGAAGCCAGTGAACAAGTGCATCGGGAGGAAT ATGACCTACTTCGTGGGCCTCCTGGTGATCCTGGCCTTTGCAGCCTGGGTGGCGCTGGCAGAGGAGCTGGGCATGGCTGTGTATGTGGCGGCTGTGTTGCTGGGCATGGGCTGTGCCACCATCCTGGTCACCTCGTTGGCCATGACGGCTGACCTCATTGGCCCTCACACG CACAGTGGAGCATTCGTGTATGGCGCCATGAGCTTCTCAGACAAGGTGGCCAATGGGCTGGCAGTTATGGCCATCCAGAGCCTGCACCCCTGCTC CTTGGAGCTCTGCTGCAAAGCCTGTGTGGCTTTCTACCACTGGGTGATGGTGGTCGTGACAGGTGGTGTGGGCGTGGCCGCCACCTTGGCTCTGTGCAGTCTCCTGGTCTGGCCCATCCGCCTTCGGAGAT